From Portunus trituberculatus isolate SZX2019 chromosome 50, ASM1759143v1, whole genome shotgun sequence, the proteins below share one genomic window:
- the LOC123499459 gene encoding gamma-butyrobetaine dioxygenase-like isoform X3 yields the protein MGHFTKVQNTLKSIEFMWRSKGTETVHLYIRAGGDAEHVQLFVRDSGFSFSCPFCTDSMSLRWSAILLQRAATPLMQPARTLYNRGKSTLVSASLRADVTSQSPKITSALPAHHLSAKVLFDNDTVADFKYIWLRDNCQCPSCIDISTKQKLVDTTALDLNVKPESLIINSEGHLEIVWSDKSGSHKSEYGAEWLLKYGQSFMHNNFESDNIDVDIMSLRPEIEPWDRTTIWANFPELSYTEMMESDNGLREWLEIFYKYGVAVLRGVPQEKNKIIEVVNRFAYVKETQYGRTFDVINKPVEGAHLAYTGVALAHHTDMNYREKSPGMQLLHCLKANNPKLSGDDPGGRSFFADSFKIASWLEENEPAAYHVLTSTPVRFSIKNEGQQYSAVWPILCTNASGDITEVHYNNRTMKPLQAPTHVVTPFYHAYKLFSDKLQEPSASLEFNMVPGDLVAFNNRRVLHGRTAFDASKVDRHLVGCYVDIDEAFSKYDSLLAKFRRK from the exons ATGGGGCATTTCACCAAAGTACAAAACACATTGAAATCAATCGAATTTATGTGGAGATCAAAGGGAACTGAGACTGTTCACCTGTATATAAGAGCGGGAGGCGATGCTGAACATGTACAACTTTTTGTGAGAGATTCTGGATTCAGCTTCAGCTGCCCATTCTGCACCGACAG CATGTCTCTCCGGTGGTCTGCAATCCTGCTGCAGCGGGCGGCAACGCCTTTGATGCAGCCAGCCAGGACTCTTTATAATCGAG GAAAGTCTACCCTGGTGTCGGCATCATTGAGAGCTGATGTAACATCCCAGTCACCCAAGATCACGTCTGCTCTCCCAGCCCATCACCTTTCTGCCAAAGTCTTATTTGACAATGATACTGTTGCTGATTTTAAATACATTTGG CTAAGGGACAACTGTCAGTGCCCCTCATGTATTGACATCAGCACAAAGCAGAAGCTAGTGGACACTACTGCACTAGACCTGAATGTGAAGCCTGAGTCCCTCATCATCAACAGTGAAGGTCACCTGGAAATTGTATGGTCTGACAAGAGTGGCTCACATAAATCTGAATATGGTGCAGAATG GCTGCTTAAGTATGGACAATCTTTCATGCACAACAACTTTGAGAGTGACAACATAGATGTGGATATCATGTCCCTTAGACCTGAAATTGAGCCTTGGGATCGCACCACTATCTGGGCCAATTTCCCTGAATTATCCTATACTGAAATGATGGAAAGTGATAATGGCCTCAGGGAGTGGCTTGAAATATTCTATAAG TATGGTGTGGCAGTGCTCCGTGGAGTAccacaagagaaaaacaagattatTGAGGTAGTGAATCGATTTGCATATGTGAAGGAGACACAGTATGGCCGCACCTTTGATGTCATCAATAAGCCTGTGGAGGGTGCCCATCTAGCATACACTGGGGTAGCTCTGGCTCACCATACAGACATGAACTACAGGGAGAAGAGTCCAGGCATGCAGCTTCTCCACTGCCTCAAG GCAAATAACCCAAAGCTTTCCGGAGATGATCCTGGTGGACGTTCCTTCTTTGCGGATAGTTTCAAGATTGCTTCCTGGCTAGAGGAGAATGAACCTGCAGCATATCATGTTCTTACCTCCACACCAGTGAG ATTTTCTATTAAGAATGAGGGTCAGCAGTACTCTGCTGTGTGGCCCATCCTCTGCACTAATGCAAGTGGAGACATCACAGAGGTGCACTATAACAATCGTACCATGAAGCCTCTGCAGGCACCCACACATGTAGTGACACCTTTCTATCATGCTTACAAG CTATTCTCAGACAAACTTCAAGAGCCATCAGCCAGTCTGGAATTTAACATGGTTCCAGGTGACCTAGTGGCATTTAACAACCGTAGAGTTCTTCATGGTCGCACTGCTTTTGATGCTTCAAAGGTGGACAG ACACCTAGTTGGTTGCTATGTTGATATTGATGAAGCCTTTTCTAAGTACGATTCCCTGCTGGCAAA GTTTCGCAGAAAATGA
- the LOC123499459 gene encoding gamma-butyrobetaine dioxygenase-like isoform X1 has product MGHFTKVQNTLKSIEFMWRSKGTETVHLYIRAGGDAEHVQLFVRDSGFSFSCPFCTDSMSLRWSAILLQRAATPLMQPARTLYNRGKSTLVSASLRADVTSQSPKITSALPAHHLSAKVLFDNDTVADFKYIWLRDNCQCPSCIDISTKQKLVDTTALDLNVKPESLIINSEGHLEIVWSDKSGSHKSEYGAEWLLKYGQSFMHNNFESDNIDVDIMSLRPEIEPWDRTTIWANFPELSYTEMMESDNGLREWLEIFYKYGVAVLRGVPQEKNKIIEVVNRFAYVKETQYGRTFDVINKPVEGAHLAYTGVALAHHTDMNYREKSPGMQLLHCLKANNPKLSGDDPGGRSFFADSFKIASWLEENEPAAYHVLTSTPVRFSIKNEGQQYSAVWPILCTNASGDITEVHYNNRTMKPLQAPTHVVTPFYHAYKLFSDKLQEPSASLEFNMVPGDLVAFNNRRVLHGRTAFDASKVDRHLVGCYVDIDEAFSKYDSLLANWISEQLTDKVSKTQGTPQVRPTASQILTQVLTN; this is encoded by the exons ATGGGGCATTTCACCAAAGTACAAAACACATTGAAATCAATCGAATTTATGTGGAGATCAAAGGGAACTGAGACTGTTCACCTGTATATAAGAGCGGGAGGCGATGCTGAACATGTACAACTTTTTGTGAGAGATTCTGGATTCAGCTTCAGCTGCCCATTCTGCACCGACAG CATGTCTCTCCGGTGGTCTGCAATCCTGCTGCAGCGGGCGGCAACGCCTTTGATGCAGCCAGCCAGGACTCTTTATAATCGAG GAAAGTCTACCCTGGTGTCGGCATCATTGAGAGCTGATGTAACATCCCAGTCACCCAAGATCACGTCTGCTCTCCCAGCCCATCACCTTTCTGCCAAAGTCTTATTTGACAATGATACTGTTGCTGATTTTAAATACATTTGG CTAAGGGACAACTGTCAGTGCCCCTCATGTATTGACATCAGCACAAAGCAGAAGCTAGTGGACACTACTGCACTAGACCTGAATGTGAAGCCTGAGTCCCTCATCATCAACAGTGAAGGTCACCTGGAAATTGTATGGTCTGACAAGAGTGGCTCACATAAATCTGAATATGGTGCAGAATG GCTGCTTAAGTATGGACAATCTTTCATGCACAACAACTTTGAGAGTGACAACATAGATGTGGATATCATGTCCCTTAGACCTGAAATTGAGCCTTGGGATCGCACCACTATCTGGGCCAATTTCCCTGAATTATCCTATACTGAAATGATGGAAAGTGATAATGGCCTCAGGGAGTGGCTTGAAATATTCTATAAG TATGGTGTGGCAGTGCTCCGTGGAGTAccacaagagaaaaacaagattatTGAGGTAGTGAATCGATTTGCATATGTGAAGGAGACACAGTATGGCCGCACCTTTGATGTCATCAATAAGCCTGTGGAGGGTGCCCATCTAGCATACACTGGGGTAGCTCTGGCTCACCATACAGACATGAACTACAGGGAGAAGAGTCCAGGCATGCAGCTTCTCCACTGCCTCAAG GCAAATAACCCAAAGCTTTCCGGAGATGATCCTGGTGGACGTTCCTTCTTTGCGGATAGTTTCAAGATTGCTTCCTGGCTAGAGGAGAATGAACCTGCAGCATATCATGTTCTTACCTCCACACCAGTGAG ATTTTCTATTAAGAATGAGGGTCAGCAGTACTCTGCTGTGTGGCCCATCCTCTGCACTAATGCAAGTGGAGACATCACAGAGGTGCACTATAACAATCGTACCATGAAGCCTCTGCAGGCACCCACACATGTAGTGACACCTTTCTATCATGCTTACAAG CTATTCTCAGACAAACTTCAAGAGCCATCAGCCAGTCTGGAATTTAACATGGTTCCAGGTGACCTAGTGGCATTTAACAACCGTAGAGTTCTTCATGGTCGCACTGCTTTTGATGCTTCAAAGGTGGACAG ACACCTAGTTGGTTGCTATGTTGATATTGATGAAGCCTTTTCTAAGTACGATTCCCTGCTGGCAAA
- the LOC123499459 gene encoding gamma-butyrobetaine dioxygenase-like isoform X2: MQHSSSLKQIPSWRGALSLRGVLRSFCALQGDLTPYGSICQSEAHHFVFQALSNQQINMSLRWSAILLQRAATPLMQPARTLYNRGKSTLVSASLRADVTSQSPKITSALPAHHLSAKVLFDNDTVADFKYIWLRDNCQCPSCIDISTKQKLVDTTALDLNVKPESLIINSEGHLEIVWSDKSGSHKSEYGAEWLLKYGQSFMHNNFESDNIDVDIMSLRPEIEPWDRTTIWANFPELSYTEMMESDNGLREWLEIFYKYGVAVLRGVPQEKNKIIEVVNRFAYVKETQYGRTFDVINKPVEGAHLAYTGVALAHHTDMNYREKSPGMQLLHCLKANNPKLSGDDPGGRSFFADSFKIASWLEENEPAAYHVLTSTPVRFSIKNEGQQYSAVWPILCTNASGDITEVHYNNRTMKPLQAPTHVVTPFYHAYKLFSDKLQEPSASLEFNMVPGDLVAFNNRRVLHGRTAFDASKVDRHLVGCYVDIDEAFSKYDSLLANWISEQLTDKVSKTQGTPQVRPTASQILTQVLTN; this comes from the exons ATGCAACATTCCTCTTCACTGAAACAGATCCCATCCTGGAGAGGAGCATTAAGTTTAAGAGGGGTGTTGAGGAGCTTTTGTGCCCTACAAGGAGACCTTACACCATATGGAAGCATCTGccagtcagaggcccatcacttcgtatttcaagccctctccaaccagcaaataaa CATGTCTCTCCGGTGGTCTGCAATCCTGCTGCAGCGGGCGGCAACGCCTTTGATGCAGCCAGCCAGGACTCTTTATAATCGAG GAAAGTCTACCCTGGTGTCGGCATCATTGAGAGCTGATGTAACATCCCAGTCACCCAAGATCACGTCTGCTCTCCCAGCCCATCACCTTTCTGCCAAAGTCTTATTTGACAATGATACTGTTGCTGATTTTAAATACATTTGG CTAAGGGACAACTGTCAGTGCCCCTCATGTATTGACATCAGCACAAAGCAGAAGCTAGTGGACACTACTGCACTAGACCTGAATGTGAAGCCTGAGTCCCTCATCATCAACAGTGAAGGTCACCTGGAAATTGTATGGTCTGACAAGAGTGGCTCACATAAATCTGAATATGGTGCAGAATG GCTGCTTAAGTATGGACAATCTTTCATGCACAACAACTTTGAGAGTGACAACATAGATGTGGATATCATGTCCCTTAGACCTGAAATTGAGCCTTGGGATCGCACCACTATCTGGGCCAATTTCCCTGAATTATCCTATACTGAAATGATGGAAAGTGATAATGGCCTCAGGGAGTGGCTTGAAATATTCTATAAG TATGGTGTGGCAGTGCTCCGTGGAGTAccacaagagaaaaacaagattatTGAGGTAGTGAATCGATTTGCATATGTGAAGGAGACACAGTATGGCCGCACCTTTGATGTCATCAATAAGCCTGTGGAGGGTGCCCATCTAGCATACACTGGGGTAGCTCTGGCTCACCATACAGACATGAACTACAGGGAGAAGAGTCCAGGCATGCAGCTTCTCCACTGCCTCAAG GCAAATAACCCAAAGCTTTCCGGAGATGATCCTGGTGGACGTTCCTTCTTTGCGGATAGTTTCAAGATTGCTTCCTGGCTAGAGGAGAATGAACCTGCAGCATATCATGTTCTTACCTCCACACCAGTGAG ATTTTCTATTAAGAATGAGGGTCAGCAGTACTCTGCTGTGTGGCCCATCCTCTGCACTAATGCAAGTGGAGACATCACAGAGGTGCACTATAACAATCGTACCATGAAGCCTCTGCAGGCACCCACACATGTAGTGACACCTTTCTATCATGCTTACAAG CTATTCTCAGACAAACTTCAAGAGCCATCAGCCAGTCTGGAATTTAACATGGTTCCAGGTGACCTAGTGGCATTTAACAACCGTAGAGTTCTTCATGGTCGCACTGCTTTTGATGCTTCAAAGGTGGACAG ACACCTAGTTGGTTGCTATGTTGATATTGATGAAGCCTTTTCTAAGTACGATTCCCTGCTGGCAAA
- the LOC123499459 gene encoding gamma-butyrobetaine dioxygenase-like isoform X4 — translation MSLRWSAILLQRAATPLMQPARTLYNRGKSTLVSASLRADVTSQSPKITSALPAHHLSAKVLFDNDTVADFKYIWLRDNCQCPSCIDISTKQKLVDTTALDLNVKPESLIINSEGHLEIVWSDKSGSHKSEYGAEWLLKYGQSFMHNNFESDNIDVDIMSLRPEIEPWDRTTIWANFPELSYTEMMESDNGLREWLEIFYKYGVAVLRGVPQEKNKIIEVVNRFAYVKETQYGRTFDVINKPVEGAHLAYTGVALAHHTDMNYREKSPGMQLLHCLKANNPKLSGDDPGGRSFFADSFKIASWLEENEPAAYHVLTSTPVRFSIKNEGQQYSAVWPILCTNASGDITEVHYNNRTMKPLQAPTHVVTPFYHAYKLFSDKLQEPSASLEFNMVPGDLVAFNNRRVLHGRTAFDASKVDRHLVGCYVDIDEAFSKYDSLLANWISEQLTDKVSKTQGTPQVRPTASQILTQVLTN, via the exons ATGTCTCTCCGGTGGTCTGCAATCCTGCTGCAGCGGGCGGCAACGCCTTTGATGCAGCCAGCCAGGACTCTTTATAATCGAG GAAAGTCTACCCTGGTGTCGGCATCATTGAGAGCTGATGTAACATCCCAGTCACCCAAGATCACGTCTGCTCTCCCAGCCCATCACCTTTCTGCCAAAGTCTTATTTGACAATGATACTGTTGCTGATTTTAAATACATTTGG CTAAGGGACAACTGTCAGTGCCCCTCATGTATTGACATCAGCACAAAGCAGAAGCTAGTGGACACTACTGCACTAGACCTGAATGTGAAGCCTGAGTCCCTCATCATCAACAGTGAAGGTCACCTGGAAATTGTATGGTCTGACAAGAGTGGCTCACATAAATCTGAATATGGTGCAGAATG GCTGCTTAAGTATGGACAATCTTTCATGCACAACAACTTTGAGAGTGACAACATAGATGTGGATATCATGTCCCTTAGACCTGAAATTGAGCCTTGGGATCGCACCACTATCTGGGCCAATTTCCCTGAATTATCCTATACTGAAATGATGGAAAGTGATAATGGCCTCAGGGAGTGGCTTGAAATATTCTATAAG TATGGTGTGGCAGTGCTCCGTGGAGTAccacaagagaaaaacaagattatTGAGGTAGTGAATCGATTTGCATATGTGAAGGAGACACAGTATGGCCGCACCTTTGATGTCATCAATAAGCCTGTGGAGGGTGCCCATCTAGCATACACTGGGGTAGCTCTGGCTCACCATACAGACATGAACTACAGGGAGAAGAGTCCAGGCATGCAGCTTCTCCACTGCCTCAAG GCAAATAACCCAAAGCTTTCCGGAGATGATCCTGGTGGACGTTCCTTCTTTGCGGATAGTTTCAAGATTGCTTCCTGGCTAGAGGAGAATGAACCTGCAGCATATCATGTTCTTACCTCCACACCAGTGAG ATTTTCTATTAAGAATGAGGGTCAGCAGTACTCTGCTGTGTGGCCCATCCTCTGCACTAATGCAAGTGGAGACATCACAGAGGTGCACTATAACAATCGTACCATGAAGCCTCTGCAGGCACCCACACATGTAGTGACACCTTTCTATCATGCTTACAAG CTATTCTCAGACAAACTTCAAGAGCCATCAGCCAGTCTGGAATTTAACATGGTTCCAGGTGACCTAGTGGCATTTAACAACCGTAGAGTTCTTCATGGTCGCACTGCTTTTGATGCTTCAAAGGTGGACAG ACACCTAGTTGGTTGCTATGTTGATATTGATGAAGCCTTTTCTAAGTACGATTCCCTGCTGGCAAA